The Sylvia atricapilla isolate bSylAtr1 chromosome 3, bSylAtr1.pri, whole genome shotgun sequence genome has a window encoding:
- the LOC136359813 gene encoding F-box only protein 16-like → MDLCENCHVVEVPVPLKTESYRGGASPRAEKCLQFDKWTDGQRRRILVDLLERCSLSQQKFCAKQLQARVPTEAVDFTTRLPRVLSLYIFSFLDPRSLCRCAQVSWHWKHLSELDQLWMLKCLRFGWFINFCPTPLEQGVWKKHYIQMVRELRITRPKTPAKEEFIVSDVQPVKNDVPERKIPAAGQGTTRGKKELPPWRSSDRNPKDTIRYNYLDNWDPIEQARQARRRGGGHTPDLSRQAAERKKREARRGSAQLRKVKSLFSLPADPVPIPSPALRPSWAVAPHTGIFPGRAAAEALARSSRWNAGIRPGPVRAPQPRGAGDVTRVDTRSPSPPLFEAQPWRIPSSNPGSDTE, encoded by the exons ATGGATCTGTGTGAGAACTGCCACGTTGTGGAGGTCCCTGTGCCTCTTAAAACAGAATCCTACCGTGGAGGAGCATCCCCCAGAGCAGAAAAGTGCCTCCAG tttGACAAGTGGACGGACggccagaggaggaggatcCTGGTGGACCTCCTGGAACGCTGCTCGCTGTCCCAGCAGAAATTCTGTGCCAAGCAGCTCCAGGCCCGAGTCCCCACCGAGGCTGTGGATTTTACCACCAGACTCCCTCGAGTCCTCTCCTTGTAcatcttttccttcctggacCCACGGAGCCTCTGTCGGTGTGCacag GTGAGCTGGCACTGGAAGCACCTGTCGGAGCTGGACCAGCTGTGGATGCTGAAGTGCCTGCGTTTCGGGTGGTTCATCAACTTCTGCCCCACGCCCTTGGAGCAGGGCGTCTGGAAAAAACACTACATCCAGATGGTGAGGGAGCTGCGCATCACCAGGCCCAAG ACTCCTGCCAAGGAGGAGTTCATAGTCAGCGACGTGCAGCCAGTAAAAAACGACGTCCCGGAGAGGAAAATTCCCGCCGCAGGGCAGGGGACaaccagggggaaaaaagagctcCCTCCTTGGCGTTCATCCGACAGGAACCCCAAGGACACCATCCGCTACAACTACCTGGACAACTGGGACCCCATCGAGCAGGCCAGGCAGGC caggaggagaggaggagggcaCACCCCGGACCTGAGCAGGCAGGCGgctgagaggaagaagagagaagctCGTCGTGGATCCGCTCAGCTCCGGAAGGTGAAATCCCTG ttTTCCCTTCCTGCAGACCCCGTGCCCATCCCAAGTCCCGCGCTCCGTCCCAGCTGGGCCGTGGCCCCCCACACCGGGATCTTTCCCGGCAGGGCAGCGGCCGAGGCGCTGGCCCGGAGCTCCCGCTGGAACGCCGGGATCCGCCCGGGACCCGTCCGTGCTCCGCAGCCGCGAGGAGCTGGAGATGTCACCAGGGTGGACACCAGGTCCCCGT CACCTCCTCTGTTTGAGGCTCAGCCCTGGCGCATTCCTTCATCCAACCCAGGATCCGACACGGAATAA